A window of Castanea sativa cultivar Marrone di Chiusa Pesio chromosome 8, ASM4071231v1 genomic DNA:
tcacatatatttaaatggaaaaccCTAGAATTTAATAGTGAAAACtatccaaaacaataattgaaatcatgtttaaGTAGAAAccttaattcaataattaagaacaatctaaattattaaatatttaaaaatttgaagtagaGAGACTCACATGAGAATTTAGTTTTTTTCCTTGAACGCATGGAAAAAGACACTAAAACTTGAGTGATTTCACCCTACCAAGTTTAAGTTTAAACTTAAAGTTTAAGTCATGTGCGTTGCAcgctacatgtgtgtgtatatgcatgaaaaattatctaaatttaacatttattgtaaaaaagagGCGGTGGAGTCTTATCCTTGTTTAGCTAGTTTTTGTTATAATCCCTTTATATAGCgtgtgcatatgcatgaaaaattatttgaatttaacatttattgtagaaaagagGTGGTGTAATCTTACCCTTGCCTAGCTAATTCTTATTATAATCCCTTTATTTtgtggggagagagagaaacacttcttttgaagaaaaaaaaatgtcagcgtataatatataatagctaAGATATTAATATTTGGAAGTGGTATCTCATATAGATTAGTATTTCAATTGTGGGTTTTGGTATTTATAAGTTAATGCATAGtagttaataattagaaaattttaagtctTGTGCGTTGCATGcaacatgtgtgtgtatatacataaaaatgatttgaatTTAACATTTACTGTAAAAAAGAGGTTGTGTAGTCTTACCCTTGTCTAGCTAATTCTTGTTGTAATCCCTTTGTGTAGCgtgtgtatatgcatgaaaaatgatctgaatttaacatttattgtagaaaagagGTGGTGTAGTCTTACCCCTGTCTAGCTAATTCTTATTATAATTCATTTGTTTTGCAGGGAAAGAAAGAAgtgcttcttttgaaaaaaaaaaaaaaaaaaaatcaacgtataatatataatagctaAGATATTAATCTTTGAAAGTCGTATCTCATACAGATTAGTATTTCAATTGTGGGTTTTGGTAGTTAGAAGTTAACGCATAGtagttaataattagaaaattactttgaaatttttttaaacaatcccttaaaaaagttttagtagagtttaaatcatgttaataaattatctctctatttaaattattttttaaatcacgttaatgaaaagttattgataaaactattattaataaaCATTTCTTAGGCTTATCTATTTagctttgttgccaaatttatataaactcttttattttaaaaaaaattttggttttttttgaagaatataacacaaccaaaaacctaTAACCAAcaatttacattcaatataaagaatataatcaaacttattcagaatttaaaattaagaaattaacacaaattataaattaagatataaatttagaaaaagaacaaagaataaacttgtttattttctctATCACTCTGAGAAATAAAAGTGTGAGTATGTAACTAAAATCTGAACCACTTATTGTAAAAGAGAATAAATGAGTACAAACGTTTAATATTATGATTGGGTTATAACGTATGTGagaagtttttttaaaattttttttgaagttaaagaaaaataacttaaacaaaatgaaaaaataataatgaaaaaagaatGCATACCTATCATGGGATTTAGACACTCACATATTGGAATAACTTCACttcaaaaatgatatatatatatatatacacactcacACAATCATATAGGGGTAGAGTTTAATTTGATATAGAATTTAAATCCAATTGAATTGagatttctaatcaatttgTTTGTTGCTATATCATAAATCCCATAAaaagtggaataaaaaaaaaggtcatatgaatagaaagaaaaaagaaaacattttgtttttggaaaaaaggaaacttttcttttataacaaaaaaaaaacatttctttttttagaagaacaaaCATTTATTGTAtatagatactttttttttttggagaagaaaaaaaggtatTTACTTTAAACTTAAATACTTATTAtcttatttacaattttttataactttatccaaaaatatttttggtaaatCTGTATGAAcaataattatctaaaaaaaaaagtcacttaTGAAGAGGAATATTTTGCTATTGAATACattgctctttctttttttttctttttttctttttttttacaggcattatgtttttttttttaacacaaattaatataatttaaattttaaaataaggaatagatgaaaattgttgttgtttttttgtttttttacgtGTACtgtgttgttgtttttatttttatttttatttttattttacacgaagtaatataattttaataaaaaaatattagaaattaaaattttatatcaaattataaattataataatataaaaactaGATGAAGAGTTTGGGTtgtgttgaggtctaaaaaatcatgataaaatgcccaaacaAATGGCACATCGGGCCAACCAATGGGGAGCAAAAGAATTGAGGAAAGAAAATCGAGCTTACAAACGAAAGAAGGATGATGGGCCTGAGGCCCTGGATCCATGAAAAGGCAAGGCTTAGAGCCcataaaacaaagggaaaaaggaaaagaagccAGCCcgatcaacaaaaaaaaaaaaaacaaagaaagaccagagaaaaaaaggagctgGGCTAGGACGCTGGAGGCTGCCTGGGACCTCTGGGTGTGCAGCATGACTAAAGGAGGATTAAGATAGCTCAAAGAAGGATCAAAAGGCACCAGGAATGAGAAACAGATGGGTCCTTCTCGAAGCACCCAGCGATGTAGCACAAAGCCTGAGGACTTGGAAAGCAACGACTTAGGAGAAAGAAGTCAGTGCCTCGAGGGACCCAGAAAAAGAGATCCACGAAAGGAAATGGCTGGGGAAACCTTTGGATTGGCTAAAGAAGACTCCGCTTactaagaaaaatgataaaagggGAGGGTCGGCTAAAAGGGGATAAGCCCgaaaagagaagacagagaAAAAGGCTCGGAGAGAGAGCAAAGTTAAAGGTCTAGCTCCCCCAAAGGCACCTCGGAACAGAAGGTCAGCAAGACACTTTTGAAGAAAAAGAcaccaaaagaagagaactatggaaaataaggaaatgatCAATTGTCAAAAGGGCTGAGACAAACAGGGGGCTCTAATACCCAGGGAGCCAAGGGGGAAGAATCAATTGTACCCCAGAACCCTAACgtgacactataaaaggaagaagcaaCCAACGTTGAAGGGCAATTCAGCAAGAAGCAAATCACATAGAATCATTAAGAAAAAGCTCTGTAAAACTCAGAGAAAATAGGGAAATATCTCCCAGTATTCCAGAAACAGCCACTACAGCACATGCTCGGATTtaaaaggattcaaattttgcaagtcttagaggtcTAAAGAGTCACCTAAGTCTataatttttgaacttatttgaaccttgtatTACGTCTTAGTGGGCTCATTGTAATCCAtaattaagaaaactaatgaaatattTCTTACTGACTTGAGGATCCCGAACAattatcttgttttttttttcctttattactTTTGCCTacctttgttgttttcttgttgatcaatacatatattctcgCTTGCCAGTGTATGTGTATCACAGGAGTCTTGCCTTGTGCATCACTTGGTCTGTAAACGGCCCATTTAGCCGCGGTAGACCAAGCCCAGCCCCTTTAAACTACAACTAGAGGGTTTGGGGTCCTTGTTTAAGCCTGGGCCTGGATACTGTCTGAAAACAGGACTCTTACATTttggcgactccactggggacTGGGAAAAGAAGAGTGAAGAAACAATCCCTTCGTAGAGCATGGCTCTAAGAGCAAGGAACAGCAAAGGTACCAATGTACCACCCGCAGCATCTGAACCCGTGGGAAAAAACAAAGTGGCCTCTAAACAAAGGAACGAGATGCCTCTGATAGAGCAGGAGGTTGTATCAGGACAAAAGCACGCAAGACAGGAGCTAGACCCCATGGCTCAAATGACGGAAATGCTGAAGGATTTGCAGCAAGAGATTCACCTCCTTAAAGAGGGTAGGATACAGGAAATAAGGGACAATGTTCCCCCTATAGTCAACCAGGACAGAGCCCAACTAGAAGGAGGGTCAACTGTAGGAGGGGGAGCCAACCCTTAATAATTGATGCTGGCAGATGTTAGCGCCCTGTTGGAGTAGGAAAGGGAAAAGCTCTCAAGGATTCCCAAGAAATTTTCCTGGAATCCCCCATTCCCATTAGAGCTCCTTGGTAAGCCATATCCCAAAGGATATGAACCCTTGAAGTTCCATCCTTTTGATGGAAACAGTGGAAGCGCTGTGGAACACGTGAGCAAGTTTATACACACTATGGGCCCCTACGCAGGAGACCGAAAATTGTGCCCAAGGGAGTTTGCTAAGTCTCTAGTAGACAGAGCCTACACGTGGTACACCACACTGAAGCTCGGGTCTGTTAGGACCTGGGATGAAATGATGGAGAGATTCTGCACGAAGTATTACCCAGGGGAGGACAAGATCACATTCCAAAGCCTTCAAATGGTACGGTAAAGGCCAGGGGAAGACCCTGTCCAGTTCATTAAGAGATTTGAAGATGTATCTCTAGACCACTACGAAGACCATGAAGTAAAAGAGCTCATGGAGACCTGCATATCCAACATGCTCTTTGATTACAGACTTAATCTCGAAAATCTATGCCTAACTCAATTCACCGACCTACTACAGAGAACTAGAAGAATAGCGACTATGAGAACGAAGAGGGTGCCAGTACCTTAGGCCATGACAGCATTAGTgggagaaaaaaggaagaagccTGGCGGGAAAATATTCAAGGAACCACCGGTGATCCCATGTACCGTAGAAGAATTGAACCAAGTCCTGGATAAATGGATTGGAGATGGAGTGGTTAGGCCATTTACCATGTCCAGACCACCGACTGAAGAAGAGAGGAAATTTTGCAGAATTCATAATTATGTCAAGCATTCCACTAAAGACTGCTGGACTCTCCGTAGACTGTTTCACAAGAAGCTAAGGGAAGGAATCCTGGAACTCACTCAAAAGGAGCCTGAGGTGCAAAGGAACCCTCTACCCAACCACAAAGGAAAATGGGTGGTGGCCGTGGTGATTCATGGGAACCCAGCAGAAGCAAAAGAACCTGAAGGGTCCTTCCACCCAAGCACGGTCAGGACTCTCTAAAAGAACCCAAAATTCAGATCGCTATTCAACCAGCTTAGATTTGGACCAGAAGCAAGAAGGGTGGCCACAGAGTCCCTCATGAGCATAGCAGCAGATTCAGGAATGGAATGTTTCACAGCAAAGTCGCACGCCAGTCGAGCTTATTTGGAGACAACTACGCAATAAATTTCACTGACGAAGACATGGAGGTTGAGCATCCGGACCATCGTAGACCCCTTTACCTAATGGCCACGATAAATGGTGTCCAAGTCAGAAGGGCATTAGTAGACACAGGGGCGTCACTTAATCTCATTGCTCTGAGTACCTTGGAAGCTGTGGGCCTAACTGGTAGAAGGATCCTAGAAGCTCCCATGGAAATAACAGGATTTGGAGGGTCGGCAAAATCAACTGAAAGATATGTGCAGCTGGCTCTAAGGGTAGGACCTATAGTGGCCCTGACAAGATTTCATGTGATTAATTCAGAGGTGTCCTACCATGTATTGTTGGGACGCCCCTGGCTACACAAGCACCGCCTCATTCCCTTCACGTACCATCAGTGTGTTAAGGGGAGATTGAATGGGAAGCCCGTAAGGATCCCTGCCAATCCTAATCCTTTCAGCCAAGGGGAGGTGAATTTTGTAGAAACCATGTTCTATGATGAGTTGGAGCTGGATGACGAGAGCCCCACACTAGGGACCCCAGGAGCACCTATcctggaagaagaagaaggagctaGTACCCATGATCTAAGAGACCTCTTGGAGAGAAAAAGGCAAAAGAGGGAACCCAGCTCCTCAGGATCCCGAAAATGTGCTGTAGTGAAAGAACCTGGAGGAAGGGTGATTTATCGTTTGTGAAGATGCGCGGGGCCTGAATGCATTATGCAGGAAGGTCCCGGACCACCAGATTGTATGGTCGCCCAAGAAGAAACCCCCAAGGAACTAATTCAGGAGGCCCAAATTTAGCCTGAAGAAGAGCTAACAGAAATAAACTTGGGAGCCAAGCTGGGATCCCCGAAGCCTGTTTTCATCAGCAGTCAGCTAACAACGCAAGAAAAGGAGCAACTAGTAGCCCTACTCTAGAAGTACATAGATGTTTTCGCATGGACCTATGATGAGATGCCCGGTCTAGATCCAGAATTGGTGGTTCATTCTCTCAATGTGGATCCAGGAGTTAAGCTAGTGGTCCAGCTAGCAAGGGTCTTTCACACTGATGTAGAAGCTCAAATAACCCAAGAAGTTAAGAAGCTGCTAGCAGCTGGACTTGTCAAACCCATCCAACACCCCAAGTGGCTTTCCAACATAGTACctgtgaagaaaaagaatggccaAATCCATTGCTATGTAGACTTCCGCAACCTAAACAAGGCATGCCCAAAAGATGAGTTCCCTTTGCCTAATATTGATCTCCTTGTGGATTCAGCCACAAGGAGCTCTATGTTCTCATTTATGGATGGATATAGTGGGTACAACCAAATCCGTATGGCTGCCAAAGATGCAAAAAAGACAGCGTTTAGGACCCCAATTGGGAATTTTTATTACACTATGATGCCCTTTGGCCTCAAAAATGCGGGGGCCATATACCAGCGAACCATGACGGCCATCTTCCATGACATGATGCACGGAAATGGAAgattatgtggatgatattatGGTGAAGTCAAAAACTAGGACAATACACCTCTAGGTActtgaacaagtttttgaaagatGCAAGAAATACAAACTACGCATGAACCCCATGAAGTGTGCCTTCAAGGTGTCTGCTGGGAAATTCCTTGGGTTCCTGGTATACCACAAAGGGATAAGTGTGGATCCAGCAAAAGCCATGGCCATTGCCATAATGAAGAGGCCTACAATGGTAAGGGAGCTCAAAAGCTTCCTTGGGAGGGTCTCCTACATTAGAAGGTTTGTGCCAGGATTAGCTTCGATCACAAGTAGCTTATCCAAACTGTTGAAAAAGGGGACTGAGTTCACCTGGGGAGCTGAGCAACAGGAAGCATTCTGGAGGGTCCAACAAATCATGAACTGCCTTCCCACCCTCCAAGCACCAGTACGTGGGCGACCCCTGCTGTAGTACTTAGCATCGAACTCCCAAGCGATAGGAGCCCTACTAACATAAGAAGATTCGGCAGGAATGTGCAACCCATTTACTATGTGAGCAAAACACTTAAGGACGCTGAAACCAGGTACCCCAGGATAGAGAAGGCCTGCCTTGTGGTTATCTACGCGTCCCAAAGGCTGAAATGATATTTCTCGGCCCATCAGATCCTTTTGGTGACTAAGTCTCACCCCATAAAGGCACTCCTCCATCAGCCCCTCTTAACAGGAAAGATAGCACAATGGTTGGTTTTGCTCTCTCAGTACGACATAGGCATTAGGACTCCCAGGGCTGTCAAAATCCAAGCCATAGCAAACTTGCTAACCCAGATCCCCGGGAGTGAGGAATGTTCACTAAGTGAAGAGATCCCAAGGGAGGTGGCAGTGATAGAGCTCCCAGGGAAGAAGTGGACGATAAGGTTTGATGGGTCAGCAACGGCAACCTCAAATGAACTGGGAATTGTATTAAGTTTTGAAGATGGGGACACCCTACCCTATCCTTCAAACTCGGGTTCTCCTGTTCAAATAACGCTGCTGAATACAAGGCGTATCTGATCAGGTTAACCATAGCACTCGCTATAGGAGTAAAGCACATGAGAGTTTTAGGAGACTCCAATTTTGTAGTCTCTCAGGTAAATGGCGATTTTACATTAAGAGAATAGAGTTTGGCAGCCTACAGGACCTGGGCGCAAAGGCTAGAGCAGGAGTTTCAAACCTTTAGCATCGAGTACACTCAGAGGAGTGAAAATAGGTTCGCCGATGCACTAGCCACCTTGGGATCCCAAATGTCTATTAAAGGGAAGAACACCTTGATAAGGGTAAGTAGGCAAGAACACTCCATCATAGAAGTCCTCCGAAGGATGTTCTCCGAGGAACTAGAGCAACAAGATTGGAGAAATGAGgttaaagagaaaataaaagggtCAGGACATGAGGGGAGTATCAAAGAGCTAAAAGACTACACTATGATAGAAGGGGAACTATACAGGAGACTGCCTAGAGGGATCCTATCCAAGTGCATCAATGAAAAGGAAGGAAGGGTGAGATTAGAAGAACTACACAACCAAACCTGTGGGGTTGCAGAAAAGATTAGTCTATACAGAAGAATGCAACGCATGGGGTACTACTGGCCAAATATGAACAAGGAAGCAGCAACCATACAGGAGAAGTGCCAAAGATGCCTACCCTCGATGGATAAGGAAAAGAGTTATGCCGTGTTCATTACAAAAAATTGGAGGATTCCATTCATGGACTACTTGGCTCAAGGGATCCTACCCACTAACAGGACATTAGCCCACCGGCTCAAGAAACTTGTAATAAGATATTTTCTACAAAATGGGATTTTATTCAAAAAGGGGTACAGTGGGGACCCCCTGAGATGCCTGGGACCAAAGGAAGCCAGAGAAGTAGTCAGAAAAGTCCATTCCAGTGATTTTGGGAGTTACCCAGGAAAAAGAAGACTTTACAAGCAGTTGCTACTATTGgggtactattggccaacaatgaaAAGGGACTCCGAGGAACTAGTCAAAACTTGCCATGCCTGCCAAATACTCGAAGACGCAATTCATACTCACCCAAATGTACTATAGGACATGATGACACCATGACCTTTCCACACTTGGGGGGTTGATCTCATAGGGCCCATAAACCCTCCCTCTAATGGCTACATATGGATCCTAGCAGCCACCGAGTATTttacaaaatgggtagaagctatCCCTTTGAAAAAAGCCACTGGAGCAGCCGTGACAAACTTCATTCGAGAGCACATTATTACAAGGTTCGGGATCCCCAAGAGGCTGATCAGTGACAATGGGACCTTGTTCATAAATAAGGATGTGAAGAGCTTGACTGAGGCGTACTACATCAAGCATAGAAGGTCTACACCATACTACCTATAGGGAAATGGTCAGGCTGAGGCCACTAATAGGGTGATATtaaaaacccttaaaaaaatgaagcatGAGTATGGGGGAAAATAGAGTGACCACTTAATAGATGTACTCTAGGCATGTAGGAGCTCCGTAAAGACAGCCACAGGATTCTCACCATTCTTCCTAGTTTATGGGATAGAAGCCATTAGTCCTATGGAGTTAGTCATCCCTACACCAAGAGTAGTACTTGAAGAAAACCAGGGGGACACCAAGGACACAAGCAATGAAAGGAGACTAGCAGATCTAGAAGGggtagaggaagaaaaagaactGGCTAGGAGGAGAAGCCAGAAATATCAGCAAAGGATGACTAGGGCGTACGCGTAGGCAGTACGGCCAAGGGCCTTCATTGAGGGGCAGTTGGTACTGAGGACAGCAAAACATGTAAGAAGAAACCTCCCAAGACCTAAATTTGCCTCAAAGTGGGAAGGATCCTACATCATTAGGGAAGCCCATGGTAGTGGGTATTACTACCTCACAAAGGAAGATGGGACAATCCTAACAGAGCCCATAAATGGGAAATGGCTGAAACAGTACTATGTGTAGGAAAACAAAGCTCTCAGTACATTAGgatctcctttccttttcctttttctttttctccagTCTGCCAAGTATtttcattcttcctttttttttttttactttgtcaTGAATTTTGATTAAGTAGCATTATCTAGGAACCcatgataagaaaaaaaaaacactctggGTTTCTTACTGTTTTGACAATTCTTCTGTGTTCTTCTAGACTGGCAACTATGATTTCATTCAATGAAGCCtcttttatttcctttaaaTTATAGTCAAACTAAATACTGTCAAAATCCAAACATGGGTAGACTTGAGGAGGATACCTGGAccgatgcaaaaaaaaaaaaaactctggcATACGATCTAGGACCCACATCACAATTAGTCCAAAAGTATATGATCTAGGACCACGggtaccaaaaaaataataagtacCCGGGATACCTAGCCCATTATTTGGCAAAAGAAAACCTGCCTGGTTCATGATTTGGGACTTCCCCAAAGAGGGGGGGAAAGGACCCAATGTACCCAATTCAGAACCTGAGCAGTAAAGTAATCACCAAGGTACCTAGTCCAGCCCCTACGATAAGACTCGCAAGGACCATGGTCCAGGactcgatatatatatatatatataatgagagaGACCGAAAAAcaatatacattaaaaaaaaaaggaaaacggATCCATATGAAGCAGAAGTAGTCCTAAACAAAAGGGGGAAAGAAGAAGACAGTGCAAATGCAGATCCATATTAcagaaaatggaagaaaagcCAGAAACAGTGTCTAAGAAAGGTAAATCTTATACAGCCCAAATCattcctttcaaaaaaatatatatctaaacGAGCTGAACGGAGGAAGGAGCTAAGGAAGGAGGCCGTTCAGCAAAGAAACGTCTGGAGAAATGGCAAGAACAGCTGAAGGAGGCAGAACCCTTTGCCTTTTGGTCTTCAAGTCCTGCAGGACCTTATGAGCACGAGCTAGAGCCTCCTCGGCGGCAGCAATCTCAGCATCTATACTCCTGGAAGCCCGCCTTTGGAATAGCATGTGAGCAAGTAAGCGCAAAGGCTTCAGCAGGAAGGACAATTTGAACTTCGCCTCTAAAAGATCCTGCACCACTCCCCTCCATTCCAAAAGCTTCTCTTTAGATAAGGAGTTAAGGGAGGAATTCCTCAGAGAGATTGGCACAACACACAGCAGCTCCATTAGAATGTTACCTAGAAACATACCTCCCTTAAAGCCACTAGTAAAGTCTCCATGGACTTTGAGCAACCCTTCTAGCAACGGCAGACCCTTTACAAGCACGGAGAAACGCAGGAAGTTGTTATAGGAAGGCCCAAAACGATGAAAATGGCTTGCAGGAAGATTGTTAAACTCTAGAAGATCAAAATGGGCCAGGAAGGCAGAGAGCCCCAGGTCAAGGTCTGAGGCAACAGCTTCTGAAGCTTCCGCCATCAATACATCTCCACTTAGCGAACTCTTAATCTTCTGGACAGTTTGAGGGGTCCCTGCTTGAGAGTCAGCAATCTGAGCAAATCCCGCAGCCGCCTCAGGAACCATGAATTAAGGATCTCCAACACCTTTGTCAACACGTGCAAGAACAGGCATAATTCAATAGGGAGAATAGaaccaagaaagaaagaggcataataataaaaaaataaaaaaagagaaggcaaaaaaaaagaaaaaaagaaagagaagggagAGCACCTGTGTCAGTTTCTTGTGGTGGAACTTCCTTCTCTTGTTCCTCTGATTTCTTGGAGGACTGTGAAAGAACATGAGGCACGTTGAAGAAAGGGTGAGGAAACCTTAGCAAAAAGGCTAAAAGAAGGAAAGGATACTAGGGGCCTCACCATAGGAGGAAATGGCAAAGGAAGAGTACAAAAGGTGGAAGGAGAAGGAAGCACAGTAAAGGGAGATCAACACTCACCTTCGGAACCTTCTGATTCCAAAGAAGGAGCAGCCTCAGAGGCAGATCGAGTACTAGTTTGACCTaacaaagagaagagaagaaggaaagtctaaacaaaatatatgtgTAGACAAGGTTAAGCGTTTTATAAAAGAAGAGTGGGGCTTACCTATTTGAACGGATGGAGACGCGCCCCCCGAGGTTCTTTACTCAACGTAGGACCAGGCAACACAGTTTTGGCAGGACTAGAAGTCTGCCTAGGCTGGAGGTCTTGGGAAGCAAGGGGCTGAGGGACTTCAGGATCCCGAGTAGCTAGAGAAGCAGCAGATGGGGTAGATTAGGCATCCTGCATTAGTTGCCCAGTTTCCTCAGTTACACCACCACCAGGGGCCTCCTCTTCCAAGCCTAGAAAATCAATAGAAGAAGTAGTACCGCTACTTCTTCCAAAGTCCTGCCTGCCACGGGAGGGGACACTTCCACCTACAAAATATAGGAATAAGTGTACAGTtccacacaaaaagaaaaaaagaagaaaaaaaaaaggcacgaAAAGGGACATACCATGTCATCACCAGATGATTGACTCCTACCTTTCTTGGAGTCTAACTTGCGCTTGGACTGCAAGGAAGAAAATGGTTACACATCagttaaaagagaaagaaaggcacTGCAACAACAATGACAAACcaccataaaaagaaaataaaagagagaagaaggaaagaggcCTTgcccttctttctctctctacagaaccttcagtggttttttatttacttCGGGTACGCCCAGAGGGTCCTAGAGGAGATTAGGGTACAAGATCAAAGGATCCCAAAGAACCTTGGGCTAAAGAACTCACAGGAACCTGAGAGAGAGGATTTTACCTTAGTCTTTACTCGAGACTTGGGGGCTAAAGAATGCCCAACTTCTTTTCCCACTGCAAGGGAACTCACTCTCTCAGGTTCCTCAAAAACTACCAACTACTTTTGGGACCTCTTAGTCTTTCTCTTCTTGGTGTTAGAGCCAATCTCAACACCTCCCACACCTTCTTCAAGTTCAGCCTACTTGACCTTCTCTTActtaatctttttctctttgccttTACCTATAGGAGTAGCAACCCTAATTGCCTCTACTACCCCTATTTTAATTGGCACTCCGGAGGAAGCACCAACAATGAGGTCACTTTCTGGCCACTATTCCGGAAAATCCTGAGCATAGCACACCCAACCACCCCTGGAAGCACTCTATTCGCAAACCCTGTCTTGTTGCTTACGGCAGCAGAAACAACACCAGCAGTAGGGAGGGACAAGCACCTATAGGATGTCGGAACATAAAGAATAGTAGGGCTAGGAACTCTCCCAATT
This region includes:
- the LOC142605980 gene encoding uncharacterized protein LOC142605980, with amino-acid sequence MTALVGEKRKKPGGKIFKEPPVIPCTVEELNQVLDKWIGDGVVRPFTMSRPPTEEERKFCRIHNYVKHSTKDCWTLRRLFHKKLREGILELTQKEPEVQRNPLPNHKGKWVVAVVIHGNPAEAKEPEGSKKGGHRVPHEHSSRFRNGMFHSKVARQSSLFGDNYAINFTDEDMEVEHPDHRRPLYLMATINGVQVRRALVDTGASLNLIALSTLEAVGLTGRRILEAPMEITGFGGSAKSTERYVQLALRVGPIVALTRFHVINSEVSYHVLLGRPWLHKHRLIPFTYHQCVKGRLNGKPVRIPANPNPFSQGEVNFVETMFYDELELDDESPTLGTPGAPILEEEEGASTHDLRDLLERKRQKREPSSSGSRKCAVVKEPGGRVIYRL